In Herbaspirillum seropedicae, a single window of DNA contains:
- a CDS encoding branched-chain amino acid ABC transporter permease encodes MTISLAPSSRRFSAPRAWLRAAWPWLLLLLAAYVVVPWIASAYLIDALLIPFLALSLAAVGLNLLTGYAGQLSLGSAAFMAVGAFAAYNLNLRVAGLPLLVSIVLAGLAATAIGLVFGLPSLRLRGFYLAVSTLAAQFFVQWVLVKFSWFSNDNPSGVIDAPPLVVGGLAFDTPAGRYLFALAIVTVLTLLCWRLVQSQTGHHFIAVRDNEQAARVIGVPVLRTKLLAFAISSFVIGVAGVLWGFVYLRTVEPAGFNLDRSLQILFIVIIGGLATIRGAFFGAALIVVFPLLLSRLGSLLLGQWFDSGVLEMSQRIVLGALIIFFLIVEPQGLAALWQRGRQRLWPS; translated from the coding sequence ATGACGATCTCTCTTGCTCCCTCGTCCCGCAGGTTCAGCGCGCCCCGGGCATGGCTGCGCGCTGCATGGCCCTGGCTATTGCTGCTGCTGGCAGCCTACGTTGTCGTGCCGTGGATAGCCTCGGCCTACCTCATCGACGCCTTGTTGATTCCCTTCCTGGCGCTCTCGCTGGCGGCGGTCGGGCTGAACCTGTTGACCGGTTATGCCGGCCAGCTCTCGCTAGGCAGCGCCGCCTTCATGGCCGTGGGCGCCTTCGCCGCCTACAACCTCAACCTGCGCGTGGCCGGCTTGCCGCTGCTGGTCTCCATCGTCCTGGCAGGGCTGGCCGCCACCGCCATCGGCCTGGTGTTCGGCTTGCCCAGCCTGCGCCTGCGCGGCTTCTACCTGGCCGTCTCGACGCTGGCCGCGCAGTTCTTCGTGCAGTGGGTGCTGGTCAAGTTCAGCTGGTTCAGCAATGACAATCCCTCCGGCGTGATCGATGCCCCGCCGCTGGTGGTGGGCGGCCTCGCTTTCGATACGCCGGCCGGGCGCTACCTTTTTGCGCTGGCCATCGTCACTGTGCTGACCTTGTTGTGCTGGCGGCTGGTGCAGAGCCAGACCGGCCATCACTTCATCGCCGTGCGCGACAACGAACAGGCCGCCCGCGTGATCGGCGTGCCGGTGCTGCGCACCAAGCTGCTGGCCTTTGCCATCTCCTCCTTCGTCATCGGCGTGGCCGGGGTGCTGTGGGGCTTCGTCTACCTGCGCACGGTGGAGCCGGCGGGCTTCAATCTGGACCGCTCGCTGCAGATCCTCTTCATCGTCATCATCGGCGGCCTGGCCACGATACGCGGGGCCTTCTTCGGCGCGGCGCTGATCGTGGTGTTTCCGCTGCTGCTGTCGCGCCTGGGCAGCCTGCTGCTGGGGCAGTGGTTTGATTCGGGCGTGCTGGAGATGAGCCAGCGCATCGTGCTGGGCGCACTGATCATCTTCTTCCTCATCGTCGAACCACAGGGACTGGCTGCGCTATGGCAGCGTGGGCGGCAGCGGCTCTGGCCGTCCTGA
- a CDS encoding ABC transporter substrate-binding protein produces the protein MLHSKILKAIALTTVLLTAGLQQARADEQFFPLQSYRVGPYAAGGTGFFGGFIDYLNLVNLRDGGVGGVKLTWEEGETQYEVERGVEVYERLKQRPNIATWNPLSVGIAYALLDRVTADKVPLLTINHGRTDTTDGRVFKYIFPLLLNPYSETSGIVNYIASKEGGADKLKGKKIVVLYHGSPYGKETIPIYKLLSEKYGFSLQQIEVPHPGNDQQAQWLAIRRAKPDYVVLRGWGVMNPVALKTAQKSGFPADRIIGNVWSNSEEDVIPAGDAAKGYVAITTVAAGAQYPVLQEIQKTVYGAGKGNLQDPKRIGSVYHNLGVLNGILNVEAIRIAQARFGKRTLTGDEIRWGLENLNIDQARTAALGAKGLFHSIHVTWDNHEGDGLVAFQQWDGKQWHVVSDWIAPDWKLLRPIIEKSALAYAKEKNIKVRKSIDD, from the coding sequence ATGCTGCACTCAAAAATACTAAAAGCGATTGCCCTCACCACAGTCCTTCTGACGGCCGGCCTGCAACAGGCGCGCGCCGATGAACAGTTCTTTCCCCTGCAGAGTTACCGCGTCGGTCCCTATGCCGCCGGCGGGACCGGTTTCTTCGGCGGTTTCATCGATTACCTGAACCTGGTCAACCTGCGCGATGGCGGCGTGGGCGGCGTCAAGCTGACCTGGGAAGAGGGCGAGACCCAGTACGAAGTGGAACGCGGCGTGGAAGTCTACGAGCGCCTCAAGCAACGCCCCAATATCGCCACCTGGAATCCGCTCTCGGTCGGCATCGCCTATGCCCTGCTGGACCGCGTGACCGCTGACAAGGTGCCGCTGCTGACCATCAACCATGGCCGCACCGATACCACCGATGGGCGCGTGTTCAAGTACATCTTCCCGCTGCTGCTCAATCCCTACAGCGAGACCTCGGGCATCGTCAACTACATCGCCAGCAAGGAGGGCGGCGCCGACAAGCTCAAGGGCAAGAAGATCGTGGTGCTCTATCACGGTTCGCCCTATGGCAAGGAAACCATCCCCATCTACAAGCTGCTGTCAGAAAAATACGGCTTCTCGCTGCAACAGATCGAAGTGCCGCATCCTGGCAATGACCAGCAGGCGCAATGGCTGGCGATCCGCCGCGCCAAGCCGGATTACGTGGTGCTGCGCGGCTGGGGCGTGATGAATCCGGTGGCCTTGAAGACGGCGCAGAAGTCGGGCTTCCCGGCCGACCGCATCATCGGCAACGTCTGGTCCAATTCGGAAGAAGACGTGATCCCGGCAGGGGACGCTGCCAAGGGCTATGTGGCCATCACCACCGTGGCGGCGGGCGCACAGTATCCGGTGCTGCAGGAGATCCAGAAGACCGTCTATGGCGCCGGCAAGGGTAATCTGCAGGACCCCAAGCGTATCGGCAGCGTCTATCACAACCTGGGCGTGCTCAACGGCATCCTCAATGTGGAAGCGATCCGCATCGCCCAGGCCAGGTTCGGCAAGCGTACGTTGACCGGTGACGAAATCCGCTGGGGCCTGGAAAACCTCAATATCGACCAGGCGCGCACCGCAGCGCTGGGCGCCAAGGGCCTGTTCCATTCCATCCATGTGACCTGGGACAACCACGAAGGCGATGGCCTGGTGGCCTTCCAGCAATGGGACGGCAAGCAGTGGCACGTGGTCTCGGACTGGATCGCGCCGGACTGGAAGCTGCTGCGTCCCATCATCGAAAAGTCCGCCCTGGCCTATGCCAAGGAAAAGAACATCAAGGTGCGCAAGAGCATCGATGACTGA
- a CDS encoding SfnB family sulfur acquisition oxidoreductase, protein MSAVLAPSLHSTSSAAAPVPGLPRASQPAHVIRDDAEAIAVAHALAPRLAQGASERDQLRRWPVEEIEAYSQSGLWAINVPRAFGGAEVSYATLAEVIAIISAADPSLGQITQNHLGFVAAVRTVSDPEQQRRFFADFLRGVRWGNAFSESGSKRAADFETRFVDAGDHVIVTGKKFYSTGALLAHYVPIVANDEENRTWYVVAERNAPGLTVIDDWSAFGQRTTLSGTVIIDQVKVPKTHLIPAYKGYLEPSADGAIFQIIQAAVDVGIARAAIADTQDFVRTKSRPWIDSQRDHAWEDPYSIQAIGDLQIRLHASEALLERAGRAIDAAVAAPDAQSVAHAQILTAEAKVLSTEIAIHATNKLFELAGTRSTLGQYNLDRHWRNARTHTLHDPVRWKYAIVGNYYLNGVKPPFHAWS, encoded by the coding sequence ATGTCCGCTGTGCTCGCCCCTTCCCTGCATTCCACTTCGTCCGCCGCCGCCCCGGTCCCCGGTCTGCCGCGCGCCTCCCAACCGGCCCACGTGATCCGTGACGACGCCGAAGCCATCGCCGTGGCCCATGCACTGGCCCCGCGCCTGGCGCAGGGCGCGTCCGAACGCGACCAGTTGCGGCGCTGGCCGGTCGAAGAAATCGAAGCCTATTCGCAAAGCGGCCTGTGGGCCATCAATGTGCCGCGTGCCTTCGGCGGGGCCGAAGTCTCCTATGCCACGCTGGCCGAGGTGATCGCCATCATTTCCGCTGCCGATCCGTCGCTGGGCCAGATCACGCAGAACCACCTGGGCTTCGTGGCGGCGGTGCGCACCGTGTCCGATCCGGAGCAGCAGCGACGTTTCTTTGCCGATTTCCTGCGCGGCGTGCGCTGGGGCAATGCGTTTTCCGAGTCAGGCTCCAAGCGGGCTGCGGACTTCGAGACACGCTTCGTCGATGCCGGCGACCACGTCATCGTGACCGGCAAGAAGTTCTATTCCACCGGCGCGCTGCTGGCGCATTACGTGCCCATCGTCGCCAATGACGAAGAGAACCGCACCTGGTACGTGGTGGCCGAGCGCAATGCGCCGGGCCTGACCGTGATCGACGACTGGTCTGCCTTCGGCCAGCGCACCACCTTGAGCGGCACCGTCATCATCGACCAGGTGAAGGTGCCCAAGACGCATCTGATCCCGGCCTACAAGGGGTATCTGGAACCCTCCGCCGACGGGGCCATCTTCCAGATCATCCAGGCGGCGGTCGACGTGGGCATCGCCCGCGCCGCCATTGCCGATACCCAGGATTTCGTACGCACCAAGTCGCGTCCCTGGATCGACAGCCAGCGCGACCATGCCTGGGAAGATCCGTATTCGATCCAGGCCATCGGTGACCTGCAGATCCGCCTGCACGCCAGCGAAGCACTGCTGGAGCGCGCGGGCCGGGCCATCGATGCGGCAGTCGCCGCGCCGGACGCCCAGAGCGTGGCGCATGCGCAGATCCTGACGGCCGAAGCCAAGGTGCTCTCCACCGAGATCGCCATCCATGCCACCAACAAGCTCTTCGAATTGGCCGGGACGCGCTCTACCCTGGGCCAGTACAACCTGGACCGTCATTGGCGCAATGCGCGCACCCACACCCTGCATGATCCGGTGCGCTGGAAATACGCCATCGTCGGCAATTACTACCTCAATGGCGTCAAGCCTCCCTTCCACGCATGGAGTTGA
- a CDS encoding ABC transporter ATP-binding protein, with protein sequence MSAPLLQIEAIEVRYQGALLALEEVSLEVQAGEIHALLGANGAGKSTTLKAVSNLLAAQRGQVRAGHILYEGREVGRSSPAELVRQGLAQVLEGRHCFASLTVEENLLTGWPAHFTRRTVLRAALERIYAFFPQLHQRRRSLAGLCSGGEQQMLAIGRALISRPRLLVLDEPSMGLAPKVVADIFAQLSRLNREEGVALLVAEQNSAVALQYAHRATVLEHGRSVLSDEAQALRQRADIQSFYFGEGRGLQAA encoded by the coding sequence ATGAGCGCGCCGCTGTTGCAGATCGAGGCCATCGAGGTGCGCTACCAGGGCGCGCTGCTGGCCTTGGAGGAGGTCAGCCTGGAGGTGCAGGCCGGCGAGATCCACGCACTGCTGGGCGCCAATGGGGCGGGCAAGTCGACCACGCTCAAGGCAGTCTCCAATCTGCTGGCGGCGCAGCGCGGACAGGTGCGCGCTGGCCACATCCTCTACGAGGGCCGCGAGGTCGGCCGCAGCAGTCCGGCCGAGCTGGTACGGCAGGGATTGGCGCAGGTGCTGGAGGGGCGGCATTGCTTTGCCTCGCTGACGGTGGAAGAGAACCTGCTGACCGGCTGGCCCGCGCACTTCACCCGGCGCACCGTGCTGCGCGCGGCGCTGGAGCGCATCTATGCCTTCTTCCCGCAGCTGCATCAACGGCGCCGCAGCCTGGCCGGGCTGTGCTCGGGCGGCGAGCAGCAGATGCTGGCCATTGGGCGGGCGCTGATCTCGCGGCCGCGCCTGCTGGTGCTCGATGAACCCTCGATGGGGCTGGCGCCGAAGGTAGTGGCGGACATCTTTGCGCAACTGAGCCGGCTCAACCGCGAAGAGGGCGTGGCCCTGCTGGTGGCCGAGCAGAACTCGGCGGTGGCGCTGCAATACGCGCATCGCGCCACGGTGCTGGAGCATGGCCGTAGCGTCCTCAGCGATGAGGCCCAGGCGCTGCGCCAGCGGGCCGATATCCAGTCCTTCTACTTTGGCGAGGGACGCGGCCTGCAGGCGGCCTGA
- a CDS encoding LysR family transcriptional regulator, with amino-acid sequence MGDTLNDHRIAYLYEAVRTGSVRAAADALDIAPSAVSRQISLLEQELAVPLIERHKRGVSPTEAGALLLEYYREQRSHQSDVLAKLQEIRGLKRGSINIIMGEGFISDMVSGPIKQFCKKYPEIALVLDLAGTNEVVSAVAADEAEIGLVFNPPVEAKIVSRAVARQPMYAIVGRQFPLLGKVESVTLRELAGYPMALTHLAYGTRQLVEAATLIEKTRLTPTITTNSIAILKHFVKSELGFTLLPLFAVTTELAARELYAIPVRNALLARSEAHLITRTGRQLSTAANRLLQHLSTRMKAFQD; translated from the coding sequence ATGGGCGACACGCTCAATGACCATCGCATTGCCTATCTGTACGAAGCGGTACGCACCGGCAGCGTCAGAGCGGCGGCCGATGCCCTCGACATCGCACCCTCGGCGGTGAGCCGCCAGATCAGCCTCTTGGAACAGGAACTGGCAGTGCCGCTGATCGAGCGCCACAAGCGCGGCGTCAGCCCGACCGAAGCTGGCGCCCTGCTGCTGGAGTATTACCGGGAGCAGCGCTCGCACCAGTCCGACGTGCTGGCCAAGCTGCAGGAGATCCGCGGCCTAAAGCGCGGATCGATCAACATCATCATGGGGGAGGGATTCATCTCGGACATGGTGAGCGGGCCCATCAAGCAGTTCTGCAAGAAGTACCCCGAGATTGCGCTGGTGCTGGACCTGGCCGGCACCAACGAAGTGGTCAGTGCGGTGGCCGCCGACGAGGCCGAGATCGGGCTGGTCTTCAATCCTCCGGTGGAGGCCAAGATCGTCAGCCGCGCAGTGGCGCGCCAGCCCATGTATGCCATCGTGGGCCGGCAGTTTCCGTTGCTGGGGAAAGTGGAGTCGGTGACGCTGCGCGAACTGGCGGGCTATCCGATGGCGCTCACGCACCTGGCCTATGGCACCCGGCAGCTGGTGGAAGCGGCCACGCTGATCGAGAAGACCCGGCTCACGCCCACCATCACCACCAATTCGATTGCCATCCTCAAGCATTTCGTGAAGTCCGAACTGGGCTTCACGCTCTTGCCGCTCTTTGCGGTGACCACCGAACTGGCAGCCCGCGAGCTCTATGCGATTCCGGTACGCAATGCCCTGCTGGCCCGCTCGGAAGCTCACCTCATCACGCGCACCGGCCGGCAGCTCTCCACCGCTGCCAACCGGCTGTTGCAGCATCTGAGCACGCGCATGAAGGCCTTCCAGGACTGA
- a CDS encoding NAD(P)-dependent oxidoreductase, producing the protein MRTQRTRMKKIGVIGLGNMGRGMAFSLQRGGYEVLGYDAQESTRTALAQQGLHCVDSIAALAPAVEMVVLSLPTSDIVEQVVEGEGGLLQHGAPGLVIVDTTTADPNSTRRLAARLQAAGMELVDAPVSGGPKGAATATMGMVIGGSAETVARIEPVLAVMSAKRVHVGPVGAGHVAKLLNNLVTGTHLLIAGEAARIAAAAGLDARQIFQGLAAGSANSKVIEVFYPTWIFNEAFDSGFTMKLMRKDLRLAMNLIEETRSTTPLAREAGRLWARSVEGLADAEDFNRIVNYIEH; encoded by the coding sequence TTGAGAACGCAAAGGACGAGGATGAAAAAGATCGGAGTGATTGGCCTGGGCAACATGGGCCGTGGCATGGCGTTTTCCCTGCAGCGCGGGGGCTATGAGGTGCTGGGCTATGACGCCCAGGAGTCCACCCGTACGGCCCTGGCCCAGCAGGGGTTGCACTGCGTGGACTCGATTGCGGCGCTGGCGCCGGCCGTGGAGATGGTGGTGCTGTCGCTGCCGACCTCGGACATCGTGGAGCAGGTGGTAGAGGGCGAGGGTGGACTGCTGCAGCATGGCGCGCCCGGACTGGTGATCGTCGACACCACCACGGCCGATCCCAACAGCACCCGGCGCCTGGCCGCCCGGTTGCAGGCGGCCGGCATGGAGCTGGTGGATGCGCCGGTCAGCGGCGGACCCAAGGGCGCGGCCACGGCCACCATGGGCATGGTCATCGGCGGCAGCGCCGAGACTGTCGCGCGCATCGAGCCGGTCCTGGCGGTGATGAGCGCCAAGCGCGTGCACGTCGGCCCGGTGGGGGCGGGCCACGTGGCCAAGCTGCTCAACAACCTGGTCACCGGCACCCATCTGCTCATCGCTGGCGAAGCGGCGCGCATTGCGGCGGCCGCCGGGCTGGATGCGCGCCAGATCTTCCAGGGCCTGGCAGCGGGTTCGGCCAACAGCAAGGTGATCGAGGTCTTCTATCCAACCTGGATCTTCAATGAAGCCTTCGACTCCGGCTTCACCATGAAACTCATGCGCAAGGACTTGCGCCTGGCCATGAACCTGATCGAGGAGACCCGCAGCACCACGCCCCTGGCCAGGGAAGCGGGACGGCTGTGGGCCCGCAGCGTGGAAGGCCTGGCCGATGCAGAAGATTTCAACCGCATCGTCAATTACATCGAACACTGA
- a CDS encoding aldehyde dehydrogenase family protein — translation MQSNDAENLMLAFGHFFPGAKEIGSWINGELVAGQGEIIQLYNPATGRASLSYRDGGAAAVEAAAVAAQRAQRQWWALSHAARGRALYAVGAVIRAEAEPLARLEAISSGKPIRDCRAEMQKVAEMFEYYAGWADKFYGEVIPVPSSHLNYTRREPYGTVLQMTPWNAPAFTCGWQLGPALATGNAVLLKPSELTPFSSLAIARLGEQAGLPAGLVNVLAGLGQTMVPQAMATWTVKKVIFVGSPATGALIAKAAAARVMPCVLELGGKSANIIFEDADLRLAAFGAQAAIFSGAGQSCVAGSRLLVQRKVYDRFVETVAAGAEKIRLGAPLDDSTEVGPINNRKQYEHIQRMVARGLEAGATLAAGHTRYGEEGYFVRPTLLAHASNAMEVARSEIFGPVAVAIPFEDEEEAIAIANDSEFGLAGAVWTRDVARAHRVAASVNAGTFWVNSYKTINVASPFGGFNRSGYGRSSGMEALYDYTQTKSVWVETSASPATPFGYAG, via the coding sequence ATGCAAAGCAATGACGCAGAAAACCTGATGCTGGCCTTTGGCCATTTCTTCCCCGGTGCCAAGGAGATCGGTTCCTGGATCAATGGCGAACTGGTCGCCGGCCAGGGCGAGATCATCCAGCTCTACAACCCCGCCACCGGCCGTGCTTCGTTGAGCTACCGCGATGGCGGTGCCGCCGCTGTCGAGGCGGCGGCCGTGGCCGCCCAGCGCGCCCAGCGCCAGTGGTGGGCGCTGAGCCACGCTGCACGCGGCCGCGCCCTGTATGCGGTGGGTGCGGTCATCCGCGCCGAGGCCGAACCGCTGGCGCGACTGGAAGCGATCTCCTCGGGCAAGCCCATCCGCGATTGCCGGGCCGAGATGCAGAAGGTCGCCGAGATGTTCGAGTACTACGCGGGATGGGCCGACAAGTTCTATGGCGAAGTCATTCCCGTCCCCAGCTCGCACCTGAACTACACCCGCCGCGAACCTTATGGCACGGTGCTGCAGATGACGCCCTGGAACGCGCCGGCCTTCACCTGTGGCTGGCAGCTCGGCCCGGCGCTGGCGACCGGCAATGCGGTGCTGCTCAAGCCTTCCGAACTGACGCCCTTCTCCTCGCTGGCCATCGCCCGCCTGGGCGAGCAGGCCGGTCTGCCGGCTGGCCTGGTCAACGTGCTGGCCGGACTGGGCCAGACCATGGTGCCGCAGGCCATGGCGACCTGGACGGTGAAGAAGGTGATCTTCGTCGGTTCGCCCGCCACCGGCGCGCTCATCGCCAAGGCCGCTGCCGCGCGTGTGATGCCCTGTGTGCTGGAGCTGGGCGGCAAGTCGGCCAACATCATCTTCGAGGATGCCGACCTGCGCCTGGCGGCCTTCGGGGCCCAGGCGGCAATCTTCTCCGGCGCCGGGCAGAGTTGCGTGGCCGGTTCACGCCTGCTGGTCCAGCGCAAGGTCTATGACCGCTTCGTCGAGACGGTGGCCGCTGGTGCCGAGAAGATCCGCCTGGGTGCACCGCTGGATGACAGTACCGAAGTCGGCCCGATCAACAACCGCAAGCAGTACGAGCACATCCAGCGCATGGTGGCGCGTGGACTGGAAGCGGGCGCGACCCTGGCAGCCGGCCACACGCGCTATGGCGAGGAGGGCTACTTCGTGCGCCCGACCCTGCTGGCGCATGCCAGCAATGCCATGGAGGTGGCGCGTTCGGAGATCTTCGGTCCGGTGGCCGTGGCCATTCCCTTTGAGGATGAAGAGGAAGCCATCGCCATCGCCAACGACAGCGAATTCGGCCTGGCCGGTGCGGTCTGGACCCGCGATGTGGCGCGTGCCCATCGGGTGGCGGCCAGCGTCAACGCCGGCACCTTCTGGGTCAACAGCTACAAGACCATCAACGTGGCCTCGCCCTTCGGCGGCTTCAACCGCAGCGGCTACGGGCGTTCCAGCGGCATGGAAGCGCTCTACGACTATACGCAGACCAAGAGCGTCTGGGTCGAGACCTCGGCCAGTCCGGCCACGCCTTTCGGCTATGCCGGCTGA
- a CDS encoding DUF3100 domain-containing protein: MQASYASHVAPPQGERSRFPFLKLYFLTAIVMLLADWIGSVTLNVGPGKVVLLPMVWAILMGGVLGLLHKSMPAPLRLDTSLQFRAASVLQPALLLFIAKLGLMVGSSLPKLAAAGWALAFQELGHFVGTILIGLPLALLLGIKREAIGATFSVGREPSLAIIGERYGMDSPEGRGVLAEYLTGTLFGAVFIAILAGFLASLNLFHPYALAMGAGVGSGSMMAAAAGAVAAQQTADVAKDVMTFAAASNLITTTLGTYFTLFISLPLAVYGYRVLEPILGRTTRASTEQSQVSASDHAEVPELNPLQKWGAWGVAAVLTLVSDWILYGSKPIETLPGMLVILAAVAVGDVLCRLTGRRVPAVCWVSIMAMALTSPLCPWAPQLVALTGKINFLSVTPVMLTFAGLSLAKDIPAFRRLGWRIVLVSFAANAGTFIGATLVAEIFH, from the coding sequence ATGCAAGCAAGCTATGCCAGTCATGTCGCGCCACCCCAGGGAGAGCGTAGCCGCTTCCCCTTCCTGAAGCTCTACTTCCTGACCGCCATCGTGATGCTGCTGGCCGACTGGATCGGGTCGGTCACGCTCAACGTCGGTCCGGGCAAGGTGGTGCTCCTGCCCATGGTGTGGGCCATCCTGATGGGCGGCGTGCTGGGGCTGCTGCACAAGTCCATGCCGGCGCCGCTGCGACTGGATACGTCCCTGCAATTCCGCGCGGCCTCGGTGCTGCAGCCGGCACTGTTGCTGTTCATCGCCAAGCTGGGCCTGATGGTGGGCAGTTCGCTGCCCAAGCTGGCCGCCGCCGGCTGGGCGCTGGCTTTCCAGGAGCTGGGGCATTTCGTCGGCACCATCCTGATCGGCCTGCCGCTGGCGCTGCTGCTGGGCATCAAGCGCGAGGCCATCGGCGCTACCTTCTCGGTGGGGCGCGAACCCAGCCTGGCCATCATCGGCGAGCGCTACGGCATGGATTCTCCCGAGGGGCGCGGCGTGCTGGCCGAGTACCTGACCGGGACCCTGTTCGGGGCCGTGTTCATTGCCATCCTGGCGGGCTTCCTGGCCAGCCTCAACCTCTTCCATCCGTATGCGCTGGCCATGGGGGCGGGCGTGGGCTCGGGCAGCATGATGGCGGCGGCGGCCGGCGCCGTGGCGGCCCAGCAGACTGCCGACGTGGCCAAGGACGTGATGACCTTTGCGGCGGCCAGCAACCTCATCACCACCACATTGGGTACCTACTTCACGCTGTTCATCTCGCTGCCGCTGGCGGTGTATGGCTATCGCGTGCTGGAACCCATCCTCGGGCGCACCACGCGGGCGTCCACCGAGCAGAGCCAGGTCAGCGCCAGTGACCATGCCGAGGTGCCGGAACTGAATCCGCTGCAAAAGTGGGGCGCCTGGGGTGTGGCGGCGGTACTGACCCTGGTGAGCGACTGGATCCTCTATGGCAGCAAGCCCATCGAGACCTTGCCCGGCATGCTGGTGATCCTGGCGGCGGTGGCCGTGGGTGACGTGTTGTGCCGTCTGACGGGGCGCAGGGTGCCGGCGGTATGCTGGGTGTCCATCATGGCCATGGCACTGACCTCGCCGCTCTGTCCGTGGGCGCCGCAGCTGGTGGCGCTGACCGGCAAGATCAATTTCCTGTCGGTGACGCCGGTCATGCTGACCTTCGCCGGCCTGTCGCTGGCCAAGGATATTCCGGCCTTCCGCCGCCTGGGCTGGCGCATCGTGCTGGTGTCCTTCGCCGCCAATGCCGGCACCTTTATCGGTGCCACCCTGGTGGCCGAGATCTTCCATTGA
- a CDS encoding DASS family sodium-coupled anion symporter encodes MLAQLKAAFKYFNDAVPFKLVPALIATAVLIALLLTPCPTGLEPKAWALVAIFLTTIVAIILKVMPIGVMAMMAIVIVSLSQVTSTSSKGAITDALASFSNPLIWLIVVAILISRGLKKTGLGRRVGLMFIALLGKRTIGIGYGLAICELVLAPFTPSNTARGGGIVHPIMKSIANAFDSDPAKGTQNKVGSYLALVNYHANPITSAMFLTATAPNPLVVNYVAKATGHALQLTWTTWALCMLLPGLVCLLIMPMVIYLLSPPELKSTPNAVDYARSELDKMGKLGASEKVMLGTFALLLLLWANVPAMLLGAAFTLDPTVVAFVGLFVLIITGTIDWDDVLSEKSAWDTLVWFGALVMLAEQLNKTGVVAWFSEGMKAAIVASGMGWIAVAAVLLLVFVLSHYFFASTTAHISAMMLAFLTVGAQLLPPQYVVPFMLMMTAGSGVMMTLTHYATGTSPIIFGSGYVSMGKWWGVGFVMAVVELLVFATVGMVWWKGLGYW; translated from the coding sequence ATGCTTGCCCAACTCAAAGCCGCCTTCAAGTATTTCAACGATGCCGTTCCCTTCAAGCTGGTCCCGGCGCTGATCGCCACCGCGGTCCTGATCGCGCTCTTGCTCACGCCCTGTCCGACCGGCCTGGAGCCCAAGGCCTGGGCGCTGGTGGCGATCTTCCTCACCACCATCGTCGCCATCATCCTCAAGGTCATGCCCATCGGCGTGATGGCGATGATGGCCATCGTCATCGTCTCGCTGTCGCAGGTCACCTCGACCTCTTCCAAAGGGGCGATCACCGATGCGCTGGCCAGTTTTTCCAACCCGCTGATCTGGCTCATCGTGGTGGCCATCCTGATCTCGCGCGGATTGAAGAAGACCGGGCTGGGCCGTCGCGTGGGACTGATGTTCATTGCCCTGCTGGGCAAGCGCACCATCGGCATCGGCTATGGCCTGGCCATCTGCGAACTGGTGCTGGCGCCCTTCACGCCCAGCAATACCGCACGCGGCGGCGGCATCGTCCACCCCATCATGAAGTCGATCGCCAACGCCTTCGATTCCGATCCCGCCAAGGGGACGCAGAACAAGGTCGGCAGCTATCTGGCGCTGGTCAACTACCACGCCAATCCGATCACTTCGGCCATGTTCCTCACCGCCACCGCGCCCAATCCGCTGGTGGTGAACTACGTGGCCAAGGCCACCGGTCATGCGCTGCAACTGACCTGGACCACCTGGGCGCTGTGCATGCTGTTGCCCGGCCTGGTGTGCCTGCTGATCATGCCGATGGTGATCTACCTGCTCTCGCCACCGGAATTGAAGTCCACGCCCAACGCCGTCGATTACGCCCGCAGCGAGCTGGACAAGATGGGCAAGCTCGGCGCCAGCGAAAAGGTGATGCTGGGCACCTTCGCCCTGTTGCTGCTGTTGTGGGCCAACGTCCCGGCCATGTTGCTTGGTGCGGCCTTCACGCTTGATCCCACGGTGGTAGCGTTCGTGGGCTTGTTCGTGCTCATCATCACCGGCACCATCGACTGGGACGACGTGCTCTCCGAGAAGAGCGCGTGGGACACCCTGGTCTGGTTTGGCGCGCTGGTGATGCTGGCCGAGCAGTTGAACAAGACCGGCGTGGTGGCCTGGTTCTCGGAAGGCATGAAGGCCGCCATCGTCGCCAGCGGCATGGGCTGGATCGCCGTGGCCGCAGTGCTGCTGCTGGTGTTCGTGCTGTCGCACTACTTCTTTGCCAGCACCACCGCGCACATCAGCGCGATGATGCTGGCCTTCCTGACCGTCGGTGCGCAATTGCTGCCGCCGCAGTACGTGGTCCCCTTCATGCTGATGATGACCGCAGGTTCGGGCGTGATGATGACGCTGACCCATTACGCCACCGGCACCTCGCCCATCATCTTCGGCAGCGGCTATGTCTCCATGGGCAAGTGGTGGGGCGTGGGCTTTGTGATGGCGGTGGTGGAGCTGCTGGTGTTTGCGACGGTGGGGATGGTGTGGTGGAAGGGGTTGGGGTATTGGTAG